One genomic segment of Erpetoichthys calabaricus chromosome 7, fErpCal1.3, whole genome shotgun sequence includes these proteins:
- the LOC114655174 gene encoding cerberus-like has protein sequence MIMMKVSWTLRVLVACAVANLVAPDGWSIYNLHRRRAPGREEERRSSNEAADFVSTSSGRYATEPPAYFPEDAWVNETENADGRAPYRRIQVSAAQPGAPAGGGADSMNAAVIASLFGGQSPTPAAQARRPHGQAPHLKNAKKFWNHFMFRRRSDSQETVLPIKTNELQQETCRALPFAQSIVHENCEKVVLKNKLCFGRCSSFHVPSNEDRLYTFCSYCFPTKYTMKNVELNCTGSESISKLVMMVEECQCEAQKGRQPQSGPFILDPSSGVFGGRT, from the exons ATGATAATGATGAAGGTGTCCTGGACGCTCCGGGTGTTGGTCGCCTGCGCAGTGGCGAACCTCGTGGCCCCCGATGGCTGGTCCATCTACAACTTACACAGAAGGAGAGCGCCGGGCCGGGAGGAAGAACGAAGATCCTCAAATGAAGCCGCGGACTTCGTGTCTACGAGCAGTGGCCGCTACGCCACCGAGCCGCCCGCCTACTTCCCCGAAGACGCGTGGGTGAACGAGACGGAAAACGCGGACGGGAGGGCACCTTACCGGCGAATCCAGGTGTCTGCGGCACAGCCGGGGGCTCCCGCGGGCGGCGGCGCGGACTCCATGAACGCGGCTGTCATCGCCAGTCTCTTTGGGGGGCAGAGCCCCACACCCGCGGCGCAGGCCAGGAGACCACACGGCCAGGCGCCGCATTTGAAAAACGCCAAAAAGTTCTGGAACCACTTCATGTTCAGGAGAAGATCCGACTCGCAGGAGACCGTCCTGCCCATCAAAACCAACGAGCTGCAGCAGGAGACGTGCAGGGCGCTGCCCTTCGCGcag AGTATCGTACATGAGAACTGTGAGAAGGTGGTGCTGAAGAACAAGCTTTGTTTTGGAAGGTGCAGCTCATTCCACGTCCCCAGTAATGAAGATCGCCTGTACACCTTCTGTTCATACTGCTTCCCAACCAAATACACGATGAAGAATGTGGAGTTGAACTGCACGGGATCGGAGAGCATCTCCAAGCTTGTCATGATGGTCGAGGAGTGCCAGTGTGAAGCGCAGAAGGGCAGGCAGCCTCAGTCTGGACCCTTCATCCTGGACCCGAGCTCAGGGGTATTCGGTGGCCGCACTTGA